A window from Gossypium raimondii isolate GPD5lz chromosome 7, ASM2569854v1, whole genome shotgun sequence encodes these proteins:
- the LOC105795711 gene encoding flocculation protein FLO11, translated as MSNQPAPTRPWFRLTSISRSPPQEPAPAPPRPATLGPAFRPPPTLATQPNAAASPPAAGGVSSVTTSPVGRASQPSSPADKKPTTSTMAPATAKTSSVSGSLVKTVSTTSPAKPTTTEISPAKNAPTTTPVTSSLTQKSASPVTTTSRMPSPKASTTTAVKPAIQNQIQSPKTELPTARPTSPLTLPLSQMKAQAEREKKIPAEADQKTVLVQKMIDKPKGWLFGDTRKPSSPLNGHKEPFKEGETKEKGRGNKYSSDSEDAGMRIITITGDNKGAFMKIFQSPHKNVFQGQKKANSSSGRGEAADGKMKAKRNLSKAMPTNAFINSNVQGINNSIVYSSSCTQHDPGVHLALNTKPTLGGFHVKEHTNGYNS; from the coding sequence ATGTCAAACCAACCCGCACCAACTCGACCTTGGTTTCGATTGACATCCATATCAAGGTCACCACCCCAAGAACCCGCTCCAGCTCCGCCACGACCAGCCACTCTTGGACCTGCATTCAGGCCTCCACCAACTCTAGCTACTCAACCGAATGCCGCTGCTTCACCACCAGCAGCTGGTGGTGTTTCTTCGGTTACAACATCCCCTGTTGGTAGAGCTTCTCAACCTTCTTCGCCAGCCGATAAAAAACCTACAACTTCCACAATGGCTCCTGCTACTGCCAAGACTTCTTCAGTGTCTGGTTCCCTAGTGAAGACTGTGTCAACTACTTCTCCAGCCAAGCCAACCACCACGGAAATTTCTCCTGCCAAGAATGCCCCAACTACAACACCAGTTACAAGTTCCCTAACCCAAAAATCTGCCTCCCCTGTGACTACCACGTCTCGAATGCCTAGCCCcaaagcatcaacaacaactGCAGTCAAACCTGCAatccaaaatcaaattcaatcacCGAAGACCGAACTGCCAACTGCTCGACCAACTTCTCCTTTAACTCTCCCACTTTCCCAGATGAAAGCTCAAGCAGAGCGTGAAAAAAAGATCCCTGCTGAGGCCGACCAAAAGACCGTGCTCGTTCAAAAGATGATTGACAAGCCAAAGGGATGGCTATTTGGTGACACTCGCAAGCCTAGCAGTCCGCTGAATGGACACAAAGAACCATTCAAGGAAGGTGAGACAAAGGAGAAAGGTCGTGGGAATAAGTATTCTTCTGATTCTGAAGATGCGGGCATGAGGATCATAACAATTACTGGTGATAATAAAGGTGCTTTCATGAAGATATTCCAATCACCCCATAAAAATGTGTTTCAGGGCCAAAAGAAGGCCAATTCTTCTAGCGGCAGAGGTGAGGCAGCTGATGGCAAGATGAAGGCAAAAAGAAACTTATCAAAGGCAATGCCTACGAATGCATTCATTAACAGCAATGTGCAAGGGATTAATAACTCAATTGTCTACAGTTCTTCATGCACTCAGCATGACCCTGGTGTGCACCTTGCTCTCAACACTAAACCAACCCTTGGCGGATTCCATGTCAAGGAACACACCAATGGCTACAACAGCTAG